A genomic stretch from Setaria italica strain Yugu1 chromosome VII, Setaria_italica_v2.0, whole genome shotgun sequence includes:
- the LOC101779806 gene encoding peroxidase 4, whose protein sequence is MASMHSLAFYTLALLFAAAAVSAQLSTDFYEETCPDALDIIESAVRAAVSKESRMGASLLRLHFHDCFVNGCDGSVLLDDAPGFTGEKTAVPNKNSLRGFEVVDDIKKQLEDACNLTVSCADILAVAARDSVVALGGPTWDVELGRRDGTTASLDDANNDLPAPTLDLGDLIKAFSKKGLSATDMIALSGGHTIGQARCLNFRGRLYNETTSLDASLASSLKPRCPSADGNGDDNTSPLDPSTSYVFDNFYYKNLLRNKGLLHSDQQLFNGGSADKQTTAYASDMTGFFDDFRDAMVKMGGIGVVTGSGGQVRANCRKAN, encoded by the exons ATGGCTTCCATGCATTCCCTAGCTTTCTATACCCTGGCCCTGCTGTTCGCTGCGGCTGCTGTCTCGGCGCAGCTCTCCACCGATTTCTACGAGGAGACATGCCCCGACGCGCTCGACATCATCGAATCCGCCGTGAGAGCTGCCGTCTCCAAGGAGTCCCGCATGGGGGCGTCCCTGCTCCGCCTCCATTTCCACGACTGCTTTGTCAAT GGCTGCGACGGGTCAGTGCTGCTCGACGACGCCCCAGGCTTCACCGGCGAGAAGACCGCGGTGCCGAACAAGAACTCGCTCCGCGGGTTCGAAGTGGTTGACGACATCAAGAAGCAGCTTGAGGACGCCTGCAACCTGAcggtctcctgcgccgacatcctcgccgTGGCCGCCCGCGATTCCGTCGTCGCC CTTGGCGGGCCGACGTGGGACGTGGAGCTCGGCCGTCGGGACGGGACGACGGCGAGCCTTGACGACGCCAACAACGACCTCCCGGCGCCGACCTTGGACCTCGGCGACCTGATCAAGGCCTTCTCCAAGAAGGGCCTGAGCGCGACCGACATGATCGCGCTCTCGGGCGGGCACACGATCGGGCAGGCGCGGTGCCTCAACTTCCGCGGCCGCCTCTACAACGAGACCACCAGCCTGGACGCGTCGCTGGCGTCGTCGCTGAAGCCGCGGTGCCCGAGCGCGGACGGCAACGGCGATGACAACACCTCGCCGCTGGACCCGTCCACGTCCTACGTCTTCGACAACTTCTACTACAAGAACCTGCTGCGGAACAAGGGCCTGCTGCACTCGGACCAGCAGTTGTTCAACGGGGGCTCCGCGGACAAGCAGACCACCGCCTACGCATCGGACATGACCGGGTTCTTCGACGACTTCCGCGACGCCATGGTGAAGATGGGCGGCATCGGCGTCGTCACTGGATCCGGCGGGCaggtcagggccaactgccggAAGGCGAACTGA